A window of Saccopteryx leptura isolate mSacLep1 chromosome 5, mSacLep1_pri_phased_curated, whole genome shotgun sequence contains these coding sequences:
- the KCNF1 gene encoding potassium voltage-gated channel subfamily F member 1, producing the protein MDGPGECSLPEPGSQDSQAGDDIEIVVNVGGVRQVLYGDLLSQYPETRLAELINCLAGGYDAIFSLCDDYDPGKREFYFDRDPDAFKCVIEVYYFGEVHMKKGICPICFKNEMDFWKVDLKFLDDCCKSHLSEKREELEEIARRVQLILDDLGVDTAEGRWRRCQKCVWKFLEKPESSCPARVVAVLSFLLILISSVVMCVGTIPELQVLDAEGNRVEHPTLENVETACIGWFTLEYLLRLFSSPNKLHFVLSFMNIVDVLAILPFYVSLTLTHLGARMMELTNVQQAVQALRIMRIARIFKLARHSSGLQTLTYALKRSFKELGLLLMYLAVGIFVFSALGYTMEQSHPETLFKSIPQSFWWAIITMTTVGYGDIYPKTTLGKLNAAISFLCGVIAIALPIHPIINNFVRYYNKQRVLETAAKHELELMELNSSSAGEEGKAGGSRSDLDNLPLEPAAFGKEESWSSWLKISQSDTFIPLLTEEKQHRTRLQSCK; encoded by the coding sequence ATGGACGGACCCGGGGAGTGCAGTCTCCCGGAGCCTGGCAGCCAGGACTCCCAGGCTGGCGACGACATCGAGATCGTTGTCAACGTGGGGGGCGTTCGGCAGGTGCTGTACGGAGACCTCCTTAGCCAGTACCCCGAGACCCGGCTGGCGGAGCTCATAAACTGCCTCGCGGGGGGCTACGACGCTATCTTCTCCCTGTGCGACGACTACGACCCTGGCAAGCGCGAGTTCTACTTCGACCGCGACCCGGACGCGTTCAAGTGTGTCATTGAGGTGTACTATTTTGGGGAGGTCCACATGAAGAAGGGCATTTGCCCCATCTGCTTCAAGAACGAAATGGACTTCTGGAAGGTGGACCTCAAGTTCCTGGACGACTGCTGCAAGAGTCACCTGAGCGAGAAGCGCGAGGAACTGGAGGAGATTGCGCGCCGCGTGCAGCTCATCCTGGACGACCTCGGCGTGGACACGGCCGAGGGCCGCTGGCGCCGCTGCCAGAAGTGTGTCTGGAAGTTCCTGGAGAAGCCGGAATCTTCGTGCCCGGCGCGGGTGGTGGCCGTGCTGTCCTTCCTGCTCATCCTCATCTCGTCCGTGGTCATGTGCGTGGGCACCATCCCCGAGCTGCAGGTGCTGGACGCCGAGGGCAACCGTGTGGAGCACCCGACGCTGGAGAACGTGGAGACGGCGTGCATCGGCTGGTTCACGCTGGAGTACCTGCTGCGCCTCTTCTCCTCACCCAACAAGCTGCACTTCGTCCTGTCCTTTATGAACATCGTGGACGTGCTGGCCATCCTCCCCTTCTACGTGAGCCTCACGCTCACGCACCTGGGTGCCCGCATGATGGAGCTGACCAACGTGCAGCAGGCCGTGCAGGCCCTGCGGATCATGCGCATCGCCCGCATCTTCAAGCTGGCACGTCACTCCTCTGGCCTGCAGACCCTCACCTATGCCCTCAAGCGCAGCTTCAAGgagctggggctgctgctcatGTACCTGGCTGTTGGCATCTTCGTCTTCTCAGCCCTGGGCTATACCATGGAGCAGAGCCACCCTGAGACACTGTTCAAGAGTATCCCCCAGTCCTTCTGGTGGGCTATTATCACCATGACCACAGTGGGCTATGGCGACATCTACCCCAAGACCACACTGGGCAAGCTCAACGCAGCCATCAGCTTCCTGTGCGGGGTCATCgccattgctctgcccatccaccCTATCATCAACAACTTCGTTCGGTACTACAACAAGCAGCGCGTCCTGGAGACGGCTGCCAAGCACGAGCTGGAGCTCATGGAGCTCAACTCCAGCAGTGCTGGTGAGGAAGGCAAGGCGGGCGGCTCCCGCAGTGACCTGGACAACCTTCCGCTGGAGCCCGCTGCCTTTGGAAAGGAGGAGAGTTGGAGCAGCTGGCTGAAGATTTCCCAAAGCGACACCTTCATTCCACTCCTGACCGAGGAGAAGCAACACAGGACCCGGCTCCAGAGTTGCAAGTGA